From the genome of Oryza glaberrima chromosome 1, OglaRS2, whole genome shotgun sequence:
tttttttcttttctttgggtATGTGATAATTGATATACCACTTCACAAATATATGGAGTAACTTGAATTTTCACCTTTACaaatagaaaattatataaCCGTAAATAGTGCGCAAAGCTATgtaagggcaagttttataaaagAGGTGGATGTTACATCTAATTTTGACCACATCATCAACAAATAAATGTAGAGGTAACATGtacaatatatcacatctatacTAATTCTAATACAATAGCCCTAATGTTTGTTTGCCCAATctactcttcccctctctccttttgttttgaattttgtgTAGTGGTTGCCTCTTGCATGAGAGGTGGCTgcttatctctctcatctcttctctcctccacctcactattTTAGCTTATGTGGTATCTAGGAGATTGTGCTTGGATgcccatagtacttgccctaagtGGCCATGGCCACCGTAGGTGGGTGTGTCCTCCAATGATAGTTAAGTCTGTGAAGCACAAGTATGAtatgctgaagaagatgatcgATACCGTGATGCTATGATGGGCCTATATATTAGTAGCGGGCCCACATACCACTTATTGGTTTGATGTGCTACAACCTACAGATGCTATGAAGTATACCGTTTAAATTCGGGCTAGGCTGTGAGATTAACTTTGAATAGCCTGACTTACTAgaactttttctttattttttgaaattaaatattaattatgtttatttattattttaattgaaaacaTGTAAAACTCAATACAGTTTTTTGGCAAATGCAAATTGGCGCGTACGCTGCCAAAAGTTGCCAAAAGCCCAAAGCCCATACGGAGTACGtgtgtttctttcttttctttttttcttttttagcacagccacgtttctttttttttttccttttttcatctcaacttttaaaaactttcaactgaaatttgaaactttcaactcagatttgaaaactttcaactcaaaatttgaaatttttgaagtcaaattttgaaaactttcaacttttcatctcaacttttaaaaattttcaactgaaatttgaaactttcaacttaaatttgaaaacattcaacttTTTATCTCagcttttaaaaactttcaactgaaatttgaaacattcaactcaaatttgaaaactttcagctcaaaatacaaaaacttttaactcggatttgaaaattttcaaatcaatatttttgaaaaactttcaaatcgtattttgaaaatttacaaaatcaattgtttttatttttttattgggaAATTACTGTAGCATTCTCACAAATCACCATGATTAATGCTAATTGTTAGGATTAGTGATGTCGTTGTCGGCGGAGGCCCGTGTGCGCGCGAGTTAGCGTCCTCGCGCGTACGCGCGAGCTAGCCATAGCCTCTTGGAACTGGGGGGGTTTTGTTTCGTGCATACGTGCTAGGATCTGGAGGCGGCGCGCACTTTCCTACCGCTAATAGCGTTTagcgctctttttttttcctaatagcGTCGTTATATTCGCCaccatttgtttttttcttttgtttagttgactgaaacaaactttcaactcagatttattTCGGATTTGGAAACTTTTCAACTAAGATTTGAAAGCTCTCAAGTCTAGATTTGAAcacagatttaaaaattttcaagtcaagatttgaatactttgaacttaaatttaaaaattttcaactcatattttgaaacttttaaatcttgatttgaaaaattttcaagtcagatttgaaaaattcaagtcaagatttgaaaactttcgactcgaatttaaaaactttcaactaaatatttgaaaactttcaactcatatttaaaaactttcatctcaaattcaaaaacattcaactcaaatttgaaaactttcatccaAAACTTAAAAACTTCCATGTCAAatcttaaaaactttcaactatttaagtaaagatttgaaaactttcaactcagatttaaaaactttcatctcagatGAAAAAAcgttcaactcaaatttaaaaactttcatcttAAAACTgaaaaacattcaactcaaatcttaaaaaaaattcaattcaaatttaaaactagcAGAAATTAGAGATGAAAGATTCAATTTCTAAATAAAAAACCACGGAAAAAATCGGCAAAAAAACCGACTCCCGACGGcggaaaaagaaaggagaaaaagaaaaaaaaatgaggaagAGAGGGGTTGCTCGATGGCATGGGCCGCGTGGGCCAGAAACACGCGCCGGTTACGCTGATAACACGCACGCGCTAATTAGCCATTACGCTTGGAACTTGGGTTAATCTTTCCAACTGAAAACTTAAGCGCAAGGCCCAAGGGTGGCCCGTGTGCAGGCCTACCATGAGGGGAACCTTGTCTTGAATCTCCCATCTCTCACGAGATAAATTAACCATTTGCCTTCATAATTGTCACGGGTAGGCTAACCTTATGCATGTTTCTTTTTAAGGTTTTGATGTTGTTCCCAGACCATGGTTTGCCTCTTATGGCATCAATGGTGTCAAAgtgaaacaaatgaaaaaaaatgggatCTGCAGTGGCATGGCTCGAAccggaaaaaaatattttattatatgagcaaatcattatttttatattattacaaagatatatacttcctccatttcatattataagactttctaacattgtccacattcatatatatgttaatgaatctagacatatatatatatacctagatttattaacatctatatgaatgtggacaatgctaagTCTTAtgacctgaaacggaggtagtactaattaatcAACTACCCAGACTAGAAAGATGCACTGATCATATGTATTATGTTATCATGACTTTATGGTTGTAGATTGTACCGAGAGTTTATGTTCAATAAAATATTATGAACTCTAAAGTTTAGGTTTTTCAACAAATTCATAATTAATGAATATTATGTATCCATTTGGACCCTCAACATGGTAtttcttaatttaatttaaaatttaatattaataatTAGCAAGTTCAATCCGTCTTGAATCAATATGTATTTGAAACTTTTGAATTGAAATTGTGGATTCGAATACCGTTGGATTTTATGCATATCACACATATTCTTGTTTGAACTGCCATGGTTGAATATGGTTGGATTATAGATATATCCGTATTCTCGTTCCCATCCCTATCACAATCCAACTGCTTTTAATTTGATTATGTGTGGTCTAGAATGAGGAACGTTCTTGAATTCCTAATATAGATTTGCAATTTCagtactaattaataattaattataggaGTATCATCCTTCAAACTGATTGTACTTTTTTGATTGTTGACTTCCTCATCATCTGATTGTTCCCATGAAAATTGAATGGACATATCTATATACATGGCTGAAAATAGACGTGTACTAATTTGTTGTACAGGTCTTGGGCTTATATACTGACAAAAACATGTGCATTATATTTCTTGTATACAACTTTCATTGGAGtactataattaattaatcaaacatGATTTAGATAACCTCATTTTTTCCTTTACATGACATCCATAAAAAGTAGTACATACTTTCTAGCCCTTGAAAATCAAATGTGCACGGTGACTTCTTTTCTACAACTTAATTAATAAATCAATAATACGTGGTATGAGAATATGCCACAACAACGTGGATTGCATTCCGTTGAACTACCATGTATCAGACTGCATCACATGTAGTCCCTACTACATGTATAAGTCTCCATGCACAAAGTCATTTTCTAAGGAACGGAGAAAAGAAGGATGAAAGACCAAGGCCTTATTTATGGCACCTGGAGATTGTGAGAAGTATCTAGTGAATATCTAATTGGTACGAATatgaagaagacgaagaagtaAGGTCATATAGCACCTGACAAATAGTTCATTTACGGAATTGATGTTTGACACGGATGTGCCAACATCAACCACTTAACTTTTCTACTCAACCCAAAGTTGAAGTTGCTCATCTTGCCTAATGCGGAAGTGATGCGTGATGTGTTTTCCATTTATGTCCGATGTCCAAAACCTAGATCTAGATTCTAGAGTTTCCCAAACTCTCTCGTTTGAATCTAATACTTTCAATCTCGGATTGGAAACCTTTCGATCTAAAACTAAAATATTCCTACTTGTGGCTCAAAACTTTGAGCTCGGATTGCAAACATTTCAATCTAAAACTTTCTACTTGTGGCTAAAATGAAtgaactttcaattcaaaatttaagactttcaactaaaatataaaaaaaaatgtatctaAATCCTTAAActttcaaaattaattttgaatgTTTTAGCTAAGAAAATTAAAACTTTCTACTAGTGACTTTAAACTTTGTACTCAAACCCATGGAATTTTTTAGTAATAGCTTGTATTGGATCTGATGAAGATATGAGACTCATTGATTTTACTATGATCAGGTGTTCGGTCCGCtagcgaggaggaagaaagtgGCGTCGATGTCTTGCCGAGGAGGTGAAAGAAAGGGAATCTAGGCTCACCAACATCTCACCATGGCAAAGAAAGAGGGGTCGAGGAAAACAACACACAAGGAATGAGGAAGGAGACCCCGAAGATCACCCTCACTGGGGTGGAGCGTGGAGGGAAGAAGGGGCTAGGAGGGGTGGGGTCTTGTCATCGCCTTTGCTGGAGGCATCGAGCTGGCAGGAGGTATACGATGGAGCAAGCGAGCATCGCATTGTTGGGATGAGGCGATATGTGAGCGGTCGAGAAAACAAGCTAAAATCGAGCGTTTTTAGATGCCACATAGAGTTTTGAGAGCGTTTtaagaaagtttaatggacttttagtatataatagatagatatgttTGTATATGATATTAAGTTGTCTATCATCTGTTAATAAAACGGTTGCTAATGAGCACGCAACATCCTTTATTTTGTCTATCATCTGTTTTTTGGCTCCACATCATCAAAATTCTCATGACATTCTCTCCTAGTCCTCGACatcatattaattattatcCTAGATGGTGACATCATAATTATTCATGGATATACTAGTAAGGTAGCTTAACAAAGTTTCAAAACTAATCGAAAAGAAAGACTATACTTTCCAGTCCCTTTTAGCTGTATCGATGGTGCCACCGCTACTCCGTTTGCTAACAAGGATATCTAAAACAGGGAAATATACAGTGCAAACCACATTTTAAGTAAAAACTTAAACacttttttctttataaaaattctttaaaaaatatcaaacaagcACACATATAGGTGATACGCAAATAAATTAACAACCTTACGAAATTGCATAAACAAACTTAACTTCGGTAATGAGAAAggaaattaacaaaaaaaatactattcatgttttttttgtctttttcttcTATGTTTCTCAATTTTATATCACACAAATGAAGTTGAATTTATTCTGGGAACTTTACATGGTTGTATAATATTACCTTAGCTATTTGTGGAAatactttcaatttttttgaaaacttttatatcatttttaatattataaaagttttcaATCATTTCTTAAACAAATCTAGTTTGAAAAACTTTTACATGGCAATATTAGACAACCATATAAAGTTTCAAGTGtaaactcaacttcatttgtCAGACATAAAATTAAGAAACATAGGAGAAATGGTAAAAATAGGAATAgttttatttgttaattttatatCTCATTAACAAAGTTGAGTTTGTCCATACAACTTTGTAAGGCTGTTTATTTACATATTACCTAGGTATGTGATTTGTCTGAgattttttgaaaacttttataaaaaagtttccAATTTTCCATATAAGATGtggtttccaccatatatacTTTCCCATCTATAACCAACAAAATGGCTTGCTTTAACAATTGTACCCCTACTATCAAAAAAACAATTGTACCCCTACCTCAATACTTGTCGGGTGCATAGCCAGAATTGCTTTCCTTTTGGGATGGTGGTAGCACTAATTTTATTTCAAGTTTTTATGTAATAATTCGATTAAGATGGAAACGATGGGTGTAAACAAAGACGTTCCATAGGGTCTTCTGAAGTTGGTTTCTTAAGCAAGCAACACTCCAAGCTTTCTATATTGCCACGATGCAATACTCACTGATGTGAACCCTACCACCAAATAGTAAGACAAATGAtcagacatatatatctaataAGTCAACTTACATTACATATTAAGAAAATTGAGGTAGTTAACACTAACCTAACCACATCAATATTATACAAActagaaaaagggaaagaagaagacTATATCCCTTATGTACACATGAAAACTCACATAATCCTTTCTATACCCTCGAATTTTACACGATCCTCTGTGTACCCCTGAAATTTCactttgatcccttccatgcccctccCGTTAGGTTTCCATTAGATACGTTGCTCAAACCGTGTATTGTGTTGTCagtatttttagaaaataccaaaatacccctgCCAACCCTAACTAAAGTTCCCCTTTCCTTCTCCCGCATCCTCTTCCACGCGAACGGCCTCTGCGCGCCGCCGTTCCGCTGCCCTCTGGCCACGCGCGTCGTCGTCCAGCGGCCCTCCCACCACGCGGGGCGCCGGCCACGGCCCCTctggccgcgcgcgccgtcgtctAGCCGCCGTCACGCCGCGCGGGGCGCTGTCGTCCAGCCGCCCTACCGCCGCGCGGGCGTCGCCGGCCACTGCCCTCCCGCCGCAcgggccgccggccaccgcccctccggccgcgcgcgcgccgtcgtccaGCCGCCGTCACGCCGCGCGGGGCGCCGTCATCCAGCCGCCCTCCCGCCGCGTaggcgtcgccggccaccgccctcccgCCGCGTGCGCCGTCGTTCAGCCGCCgtcacgccgccaccgcccctcccgCCGCGCGAGCATCGCCGGCCACCACGCCCCCGCCGCACGGgccgccagccaccgcccctcccaccgcgtgggccgccggccgccgcccctcctgcCGCGCGGGCatcgccggccatctccctccTGCTGCCACTCTAGCTGGCACTCTTCCATCTACAGGGGTGTTTTAGACATTAGGAACCACATATAACGTGAAAATGAAGGAAACCTAACGGAAGGGGCATGAAGGGATCAAAGCAAAATTTTAGGGGTACAGAGGGGATCGTGTAAAATTGGAGGGTATAGAAGAGATTAGGTGAGTTTTCATGTGTACACAAGGGATTTACTCAAAGAAGAAAGGAGCAATGCTTCTGAATTgggaaatgtttttttttttcctctgaaaCATCAGCGGTGCAACAGTGCAAGGGCTAGCAATATAATGGCATGTTCCCCTTATACTGTCTCACTTGTCTCACACTGAAACCGTTTTCAGTTTCAGAGCTCAGAAGAAGCAAAGCGTACTGAGCGATGGACGCCAAGAAGCCAtatgtcatcgtcatcgtcatacAGCTGATCAACACAGGCCTGTTTGTTATCTCCAAGGCAGCCTTCAACCATGGGATGAACACCTTCGTCTTCATCTTCTACCGCCAGGCAGCTGCCTCTCTCTTGCTGCTGCCTCTCGCCATCGTTCTTGAGAGGTAACCGATCGATCAACTGTACTGAATTTTCCTCATTTGGTTCTCCGATAATATTGCAAAAGAAGGGAAGAATTAGAGTCAGTCAGGCTAAATTTTGAGCATGCATATTGCAGGAGAAATGCACCACCGATGTCGCTCCGGTTGTTCACTAAGCTTTTCTTGTATGCTCTGCTTGGGTAAGATTAGACAGCAATGGTGCAGGCATGATTTAATTTGGATCAATAAAATCATAGAAGATGCGTCTGATTAACTTGGCTTTCGATTCAATTTGCAGGAACACACTGAGCTTAAACATGTACAACCTGGGCCTCAAGTACACCTCCCCGACGGTGGCCTCGGCGACAACCAACTCGATTCCCGTGGTGACCTTCTTCTTTGCACTCCTATTAAGGCGAGCTCAATCAATCATCCATCTCTGGTTAATCAATTTCTTGACGCTGATCATTGATTTACTATCTGAAATGATCAAATGAGTAATTAATACTGATCTGCGTTCATGGTTGCAGGGTGGAAGTGATCCGGCTGAAGAGCTTGTCGGGCGCGGCGAAGATGGCCGGCGTGGTGCTGTGCGTGGGCGGCGTGCTGGCGATCGCGCTGTACGCCGGGCCGGCGATAAGCCCCGTGAACCACCATCGcgcgttcggcggcggcggcggcggcggccatgaatcagcatcggcgacgacgaggacgaggtgGGTGAAAGGCACGTTGCTGATGCTGCTGTCGAACGCGACGTGGTCGCTCTGGACCGTGCTGATGGCGTCGCTGCTCAGGGAGTACCCCAGCAAGCTGCTGGCCACGGCGGCGCAGTGCGCGCTCAGCGCGGCGCAGTCGctcgcgctggcggcggcggcggcggggcgcgacCCGGCCGCGTGGAGGCTGCGGCCcgacgccggcctcctcgccgtcgcctactccgccgtcgccgtcacgggCGCCTCCCTGTACATGCAGGCGTGGTGCATCGAGAAGAAGGGACCCGTGTTCCTGGCCATGTCCAACCCGCTCAGCTTCGTCTTCACCATCTTCTGCGCGCTCTTCGTCCTCGGCGAGGTCGTCCACCTCGGCAGCGTCGTCGGCGGGGTCCTCATGGTGGTTGGCCTCTACAGCGTGCTGTGGGGCAAGAGCAAGGAGCACGACACGCTCACGCTCGCCACCGCCATGCCCACGCCCGCCTCCGTgcaacagcaagaaaagaaggtcGCTGCAGTACCAGCTCCTGcagacagcagcagcagtgacAGCGAACAGGAGAGATTGGCCTCGATCGCCTGAGCAACAAGTATCACTCATAATAAAAAGTGAGAAATTTTATGGTCCTTATTAAGAGTGATTTTATAGTCTTTGAAAAATATCAATAGGTGCcatatttttagtgtaaaatttaatatttctaGGTGCCTTTAGTATTAAGAGATACCAAATCTATTATCTTTTGGCAGTTGGTACCTCTCGAGaactgtaaatattttttcttgtaaGTGAAAATTTTCATGATTTCTAGTACTGAAAGCATCAAGAAATATCAAATTTTGTAGTAGAAAATGTATGTCTTCACTCTTCTGAAACCTCTTTTAAGAGCTGTAAAGTTACTGTAAAAAATCGATATAAGCTTGGGAGGGAGGATGCGTGCGTGCTCCTGCTTCCCCTGGCTTCTGTTCGTAGCATGAGGCAAAGTAGATCTCCAAGACTCTTAACACAACGAGCATTTTTCTCATACACAAATGAAAATAACGCGAATTAATTTGCTGTAGAACTCTTGGGCAAGCTCATCATATACTAATATATTGATgatatatcaaaatatattggcACTATCTTAATTTCGAATGTGCTCGTAGATATAGTATTGTACAATTTGTGTTCATAGAGTTGAGTATGCCAGCGTTACGAGTGTCTACATTTATAatgtgtttgaaaaaaaatgtagagaTGAATAGAcggataactatataagaaactATATTAATTTGACTACAATTAATCAAACATAGCCTAGAACATCTCATTTTCCCTATGTCTGACATATATAATTAGAGTAGTTTGTGATGAGGACATCATTTCATCGGATACGCACATAGCTTCTTACGTTCTAATGACAATTCCAAATCCAAGTCCAATTTGGCTTTCGGAGAtagcactgacttcaaacggatcTAGCATCTTCATGCTAACTCCGATTTGAGTGATCTtggacttgatggaaagcttatttcatcacctttcaaacgcatccagtattatatccaaattcatctcgagtcaacgggaatcatTAACACAAGACAGTATTGTTGCTAcaaccgaacttgggccttgggccttataGTAGACT
Proteins encoded in this window:
- the LOC127774243 gene encoding WAT1-related protein At5g64700-like, whose protein sequence is MDAKKPYVIVIVIQLINTGLFVISKAAFNHGMNTFVFIFYRQAAASLLLLPLAIVLERRNAPPMSLRLFTKLFLYALLGNTLSLNMYNLGLKYTSPTVASATTNSIPVVTFFFALLLRVEVIRLKSLSGAAKMAGVVLCVGGVLAIALYAGPAISPVNHHRAFGGGGGGGHESASATTRTRWVKGTLLMLLSNATWSLWTVLMASLLREYPSKLLATAAQCALSAAQSLALAAAAAGRDPAAWRLRPDAGLLAVAYSAVAVTGASLYMQAWCIEKKGPVFLAMSNPLSFVFTIFCALFVLGEVVHLGSVVGGVLMVVGLYSVLWGKSKEHDTLTLATAMPTPASVQQQEKKVAAVPAPADSSSSDSEQERLASIA